The Syngnathus scovelli strain Florida chromosome 13, RoL_Ssco_1.2, whole genome shotgun sequence genome has a window encoding:
- the ptges gene encoding prostaglandin E synthase: MLPNNVVFSCFVFYAVVLLLKMYLLAFITGQLRLRKKAFANPEDAMRHGGLQYHRLDPDVERCRRAHQNDIENIFPFLFLGAIYSMTGPSLATARLHFVAFTAARVLHSVAYLAALPAPTRSLSYLAAQVPCLSMALQILAAVAAYA; this comes from the exons ATGTTACCAAACAACGTTGTCTTCTCCTGTTTTGTTTTCTACGCCGTGGTGCTGCTCCTCAAAATGTACCTTCTGGCCTTCATCACCGGACAACTCAGGCTGCGCAAgaag GCTTTTGCCAACCCGGAAGACGCAATGAGGCACGGAGGACTGCAATATCACAGGCTGGACCCCGACGTGGAACGATGCCGTCG AGCTCACCAGAACGACATAGAGAACATCTTCCCGTTTCTGTTCCTGGGCGCCATCTACTCCATGACGGGCCCGTCCCTGGCGACGGCCCGCCTCCACTTTGTGGCCTTCACGGCGGCCCGCGTGCTGCACAGCGTGGCTTACCTGGCCGCCCTGCCGGCGCCCACCCGCTCGCTGTCCTACTTGGCGGCGCAGGTGCCCTGCCTGTCCATGGCGCTGCAGATCCTGGCGGCGGTGGCCGCCTACGCGTAG